A portion of the Celeribacter baekdonensis genome contains these proteins:
- a CDS encoding DNA repair protein — protein sequence MVDQMDGRTGFRLMQHVLQDMAKWTIIALAIAASVSTALSFAGLWPWLGMQVEIHGGETVQVGPYVQTGLTILLLSLCAFLPGVNRMLDLERSHRSFAVSMQDVAQAYRLSHATDRDSAFALSSEFDSVRARLHHLRAHPDLASLEPEVMELAAQMSHTTRDLAQIYSDEKVTRAKVFLTERQQDLEAFQDKLDLALSITEELKRWQRDIEASEREANRHMDRLERDLKEVLPGLGYELDDLDMADDDGKVVSMPKSAMSTPDRTN from the coding sequence ATGGTCGATCAAATGGACGGGCGAACGGGATTTCGCCTGATGCAGCATGTGCTGCAAGACATGGCAAAATGGACGATCATCGCGCTGGCAATTGCCGCGTCTGTGAGCACGGCTTTGTCTTTCGCCGGGCTCTGGCCTTGGCTTGGGATGCAGGTAGAGATCCACGGCGGTGAGACCGTCCAAGTTGGCCCCTATGTGCAAACTGGCCTGACAATCCTATTGCTGTCGCTCTGTGCGTTTTTGCCCGGTGTGAACCGGATGCTCGACCTTGAACGCAGCCACCGCAGCTTTGCCGTTTCGATGCAAGACGTGGCACAGGCCTATCGCCTCAGCCATGCCACAGATCGAGACAGCGCCTTTGCCCTCTCCTCAGAGTTTGACAGCGTCCGCGCCCGCCTTCATCATCTGCGCGCTCATCCCGATCTGGCCAGTTTGGAGCCGGAAGTGATGGAACTGGCGGCGCAGATGTCGCACACCACCCGCGATCTGGCCCAGATTTATTCCGACGAAAAAGTCACCCGCGCCAAGGTGTTTTTGACCGAACGGCAACAAGACCTTGAGGCATTTCAAGACAAGCTCGATCTGGCGCTCTCCATCACCGAAGAATTGAAACGCTGGCAACGTGACATCGAAGCCAGTGAACGCGAGGCGAACCGTCACATGGACCGTCTTGAGCGTGATCTCAAAGAGGTGCTGCCGGGACTTGGCTATGAGTTGGACGATCTCGACATGGCCGACGACGACGGCAAGGTGGTGTCCATGCCCAAATCTGCGATGAGCACGCCAGATCGGACCAATTAG
- a CDS encoding paraquat-inducible protein A, which translates to MTVPRLLNLSLLILFPISWIAPLMRAGLLPLFGLSDISVLSGIGGLWHKDIFLALVVVFFALIAPIAKVLALEGLLSGRLPARIKPWLFHLGRLAMADVFLIAIYITLAKGMGVGRLEVGWGLYLFTFCVLLSLALSIFTTAKAEDLRSAPLKD; encoded by the coding sequence ATGACAGTCCCGCGCCTTCTCAATCTTTCGCTTTTGATCCTGTTTCCGATCTCCTGGATCGCGCCTCTGATGCGCGCCGGTCTATTGCCGCTGTTTGGCCTGTCCGATATTTCGGTCCTCTCTGGCATTGGCGGGCTGTGGCACAAAGATATTTTTCTCGCCCTCGTGGTCGTGTTCTTCGCCCTGATCGCCCCCATCGCCAAGGTCCTTGCCCTTGAGGGTCTCTTGTCTGGCCGCCTGCCCGCTCGGATCAAGCCCTGGTTGTTTCACCTTGGGCGGTTGGCGATGGCGGATGTGTTTTTGATCGCGATCTATATCACTCTGGCCAAAGGCATGGGCGTTGGCCGACTTGAGGTCGGGTGGGGACTATACCTGTTCACGTTTTGCGTGTTGCTCAGTCTGGCTTTGAGTATTTTCACCACGGCAAAGGCCGAAGACTTGCGCAGCGCCCCCTTGAAAGATTAG
- the radA gene encoding DNA repair protein RadA gives MVKAQKNFVCSNCAAVTTKWSGRCDGCGEWNSISEEKPLSASGPAKKTLGGLRGKEIPLSALSDKEAPPKRTSCGLTEFDRVLGGGLVPSSAILVGGDPGIGKSTLLLQAAAKFAMAGLKVIYISGEESAAQVRMRAQRLGLGNAPVRLGAETNLRDILTTLEAEMPDLVIIDSIQTMWADNVESAPGSVSQVRAAAHELVTFAKSRGVSVVLVGHVTKDGQLAGPRVVEHMVDTVLYFEGERGHHFRLLRAVKNRFGPAHEIGVFEMTGDGLREVTNPSALFLSERDQPAPGSVVFAGIEGTRPVLVEFQALVAPSPHAQARRTVVGWDGSRLAMILAVLESRCGIPFAGLDVYLNVAGGMKVSEPAADLAVAAALISAREDQALPKDCVVFGELSLSGSLRPVGQTENRLKEAKKLGFSSAIAPARSKAGEKSGMDVRQMSDLVGFVGEVFGAG, from the coding sequence ATGGTCAAGGCACAAAAGAATTTCGTCTGTTCCAATTGCGCGGCAGTGACGACCAAATGGTCCGGGCGCTGTGACGGCTGTGGCGAATGGAACTCCATTTCCGAGGAAAAGCCCCTATCGGCCTCGGGGCCAGCGAAAAAGACGCTGGGCGGGCTGCGCGGCAAGGAAATTCCACTCTCCGCCCTGTCCGACAAAGAAGCGCCGCCGAAACGCACCTCCTGCGGCTTGACCGAATTCGACCGGGTTTTGGGCGGAGGCTTGGTCCCGTCTTCGGCCATCTTGGTCGGCGGTGATCCGGGCATCGGCAAATCGACACTGTTGCTTCAGGCGGCGGCGAAATTTGCCATGGCGGGACTGAAGGTCATCTATATTTCCGGCGAGGAATCCGCCGCCCAAGTGCGGATGCGGGCGCAACGGTTGGGTCTTGGCAATGCGCCGGTGCGGCTCGGGGCCGAAACCAACCTGCGCGACATCTTGACGACGCTTGAGGCGGAAATGCCCGATCTGGTGATCATCGACTCGATCCAGACCATGTGGGCCGACAATGTCGAAAGCGCACCGGGATCGGTGTCGCAGGTGCGTGCGGCGGCGCATGAATTGGTGACCTTCGCCAAATCGCGCGGTGTGTCGGTGGTTTTGGTCGGCCATGTCACCAAAGACGGACAATTGGCAGGCCCGCGTGTGGTCGAGCATATGGTCGACACGGTTTTGTATTTCGAAGGCGAACGTGGTCACCATTTCCGCCTGTTGCGCGCGGTCAAAAACCGTTTTGGCCCGGCGCATGAGATTGGCGTGTTTGAAATGACCGGTGATGGCTTGCGCGAAGTGACCAACCCCTCCGCGCTCTTTCTATCCGAACGCGATCAACCAGCCCCCGGATCGGTGGTGTTTGCCGGGATTGAAGGCACGCGGCCGGTGCTGGTCGAGTTTCAGGCGCTTGTCGCCCCCTCGCCCCACGCCCAAGCCCGGCGCACGGTGGTCGGCTGGGACGGATCGCGTTTGGCGATGATCCTGGCCGTGTTGGAAAGCCGATGTGGTATTCCCTTTGCCGGGCTGGACGTTTATCTGAACGTGGCGGGCGGAATGAAAGTGTCGGAACCTGCCGCCGATCTGGCGGTGGCGGCGGCGTTGATTTCGGCCCGTGAAGATCAGGCTTTGCCAAAAGATTGTGTGGTTTTCGGGGAACTTTCGCTCTCTGGCAGCTTGCGACCCGTTGGTCAGACCGAAAACAGGTTGAAAGAAGCCAAAAAACTTGGTTTTTCATCGGCCATCGCCCCGGCCCGTTCCAAGGCTGGAGAAAAAAGCGGCATGGACGTCCGGCAGATGAGTGATCTGGTGGGGTTTGTCGGAGAGGTTTTTGGCGCGGGCTAA
- a CDS encoding CvpA family protein, which produces MEGFTIIDGIVALVIVVSAILAYSRGFVREGMAIAGWIVAAVLGYMFAPKAVPLVKEVPYLGDYISGSCELSVITGFFAVFAVALIVVSIFTPLFSSAVQRSALGGVDQGLGFLFGVIRGIILVAIALVIFDRVSTGDPIDVLENSRTVKVFARSQDKLDESLPEDAPDWITSRYQSLVSTCTE; this is translated from the coding sequence ATGGAAGGCTTTACAATCATCGACGGCATCGTCGCATTGGTCATCGTCGTATCGGCGATCCTGGCCTATTCACGCGGATTTGTGCGCGAAGGCATGGCGATTGCCGGATGGATCGTCGCCGCGGTCCTTGGCTATATGTTTGCCCCCAAGGCCGTGCCTTTGGTCAAAGAAGTGCCCTATCTTGGCGATTACATCTCTGGATCTTGCGAACTCTCGGTGATCACCGGATTTTTCGCGGTCTTCGCCGTGGCGTTGATCGTCGTGTCGATCTTTACGCCGCTGTTTTCCTCCGCCGTTCAACGTTCCGCGTTGGGGGGCGTTGATCAGGGGCTTGGGTTTCTGTTCGGTGTGATCCGCGGCATCATTTTGGTCGCCATCGCTTTGGTGATCTTTGACCGCGTCTCCACCGGCGATCCGATTGACGTTTTGGAAAACTCTCGTACCGTCAAAGTCTTTGCCCGCTCGCAAGACAAACTGGACGAGAGCCTGCCCGAGGATGCACCCGATTGGATCACCTCGCGCTATCAGTCCTTGGTCTCGACCTGTACCGAGTAA
- a CDS encoding DUF2199 domain-containing protein, protein MASILDLDPRWRALMAKGGVIDIGFDHPSEWPHAPRGDLAFVKEGADQLASELCRLDEARYLRATLTLPIRGADDALVVALWAEVPHPVFYAYLQHLDGGALPEDTLAGLANDLSPLAAQDCALTLSFGDGSARPSVTLTGIADMSFDDLLALYEASGTLARAELTAP, encoded by the coding sequence GTGGCCTCTATCCTCGATCTTGATCCCCGCTGGCGCGCTCTTATGGCCAAAGGCGGGGTGATTGACATTGGCTTTGATCATCCGTCTGAGTGGCCCCATGCGCCGCGAGGCGATCTGGCCTTTGTCAAAGAGGGCGCGGATCAATTGGCCTCCGAGCTCTGCCGTTTGGATGAGGCCCGGTATCTGCGCGCCACGCTCACCCTGCCCATTCGCGGGGCCGACGATGCCTTGGTGGTCGCGCTGTGGGCCGAGGTGCCGCATCCGGTGTTTTACGCCTATCTTCAACATCTTGATGGTGGTGCCCTGCCCGAGGACACGCTGGCCGGTTTGGCCAATGATCTGTCTCCTTTGGCCGCCCAAGACTGCGCCCTGACGCTGAGCTTTGGCGATGGCTCCGCACGGCCCAGCGTCACACTGACTGGCATCGCGGATATGTCCTTTGACGATCTTCTTGCGCTTTATGAGGCCAGTGGGACACTTGCGCGCGCCGAGCTGACGGCCCCTTGA
- a CDS encoding SDR family NAD(P)-dependent oxidoreductase gives MTDHTKVALITGASRGLGFFLAEALAPTYHIVAVAKTTGALEELDDRIKAKGGDATLAPMDVTNPDAMAHLCRGIYDRWGHLDLWAHTAIYAQLLSPADHIDPKDFDRTIGTNVTATGKLMPMISPLLNMAPTPADVLFFDDPHAGEKFFGAYGASKAAQIAMAKSWQAEVAHVEKAPRIHVLSPRPMPTGTRARFFPGEDKAPLTHPRDEAPRLLKEIGLL, from the coding sequence ATGACAGACCACACAAAAGTCGCCCTCATCACCGGCGCATCGCGCGGCCTTGGCTTTTTCCTCGCCGAAGCGCTGGCACCGACCTATCACATCGTCGCCGTGGCCAAGACCACGGGCGCGCTCGAAGAGTTGGACGACCGGATCAAAGCCAAAGGCGGCGACGCCACATTGGCGCCGATGGATGTGACCAACCCGGACGCGATGGCGCATCTGTGCCGTGGGATTTATGACCGCTGGGGGCATCTTGACCTTTGGGCGCACACGGCGATTTACGCGCAACTGCTGTCGCCCGCCGATCACATCGACCCCAAAGACTTTGATCGCACCATCGGCACCAATGTGACCGCCACGGGCAAGTTGATGCCGATGATTTCACCGCTCTTGAACATGGCCCCCACCCCCGCCGACGTGCTGTTTTTCGATGATCCGCATGCGGGCGAGAAATTCTTTGGCGCGTACGGGGCCTCGAAAGCCGCGCAAATCGCTATGGCCAAAAGCTGGCAGGCCGAGGTCGCACATGTCGAAAAAGCGCCGCGCATTCATGTGCTGTCGCCGCGCCCAATGCCGACCGGCACCCGCGCGCGGTTTTTCCCCGGCGAAGACAAAGCTCCACTGACCCATCCGCGCGACGAAGCCCCGCGTTTGCTCAAAGAGATCGGGCTACTCTAA
- a CDS encoding VOC family protein has protein sequence MSLAAPRPVLDAIAVTATDMARSVAFYRLLGFDFEGVETNTDHVEPNTAPGSVRLMIDAASLSETLIGDKPRPANHSAFAMLCATPSEVDRVAGEIASAGFAVVDAPWDAFWGQRYATVADPDGYKIDLFAPL, from the coding sequence ATGTCTTTAGCTGCCCCGCGTCCCGTGCTTGATGCCATCGCCGTGACCGCCACTGACATGGCGCGCTCTGTGGCGTTTTATCGCCTATTGGGGTTTGATTTCGAGGGCGTTGAGACCAACACCGATCACGTTGAACCCAACACAGCGCCGGGGTCGGTGCGATTGATGATCGACGCGGCCAGCTTGTCGGAAACCCTGATCGGGGACAAACCACGACCTGCGAACCATTCAGCCTTTGCCATGCTCTGCGCCACCCCGTCCGAGGTGGACCGGGTGGCGGGTGAGATTGCAAGCGCCGGGTTCGCGGTGGTGGACGCCCCTTGGGACGCGTTTTGGGGCCAACGCTACGCCACGGTGGCGGACCCGGATGGCTACAAAATCGACCTGTTCGCGCCTTTGTAA
- the surE gene encoding 5'/3'-nucleotidase SurE translates to MRILITNDDGINAPGLKTLEAIAHTVAGPEGEVWVVAPAFEQSGVAHCISYSHPTMITELAPRRWAAEGSPADCVLAGLHDILPERPDLVLSGVNRGNNAGENVMYSGTIGGAMEAALQGVKAIALSQFFGPKNAGLEDMFESAALHGADVVTTLLTQAPWGTGDDYSLFYNVNFPPLPAAETKGITICRQGRRNTPGFGIEGQVSPTGRRFLWVRGSEQSVDTGPGTDVTANLSGHISITPMRADLTAHDMLNGLAALEKSL, encoded by the coding sequence ATGCGCATCCTGATCACCAACGATGACGGCATCAATGCGCCGGGCCTCAAAACGCTTGAGGCCATCGCCCATACGGTTGCCGGTCCCGAAGGCGAGGTCTGGGTCGTCGCGCCCGCGTTTGAACAATCCGGCGTCGCGCATTGCATTTCCTATTCCCATCCGACGATGATCACCGAACTTGCCCCGCGCCGCTGGGCCGCCGAAGGCTCGCCTGCCGATTGCGTTTTGGCCGGGCTGCATGACATCTTGCCCGAACGGCCGGATTTGGTGCTCTCTGGCGTCAACCGGGGCAACAATGCGGGCGAAAACGTGATGTACTCCGGCACGATTGGCGGCGCGATGGAGGCGGCATTGCAAGGTGTGAAAGCCATCGCCCTGTCGCAATTCTTTGGGCCAAAAAATGCCGGTCTTGAGGATATGTTTGAAAGTGCGGCTCTGCATGGCGCCGATGTTGTCACCACATTGCTGACCCAGGCACCCTGGGGGACGGGCGATGATTACTCTTTGTTTTACAACGTGAATTTTCCACCCCTGCCCGCCGCTGAGACCAAAGGCATCACCATTTGCCGCCAAGGTCGCCGCAACACGCCGGGTTTTGGCATCGAAGGCCAAGTCTCCCCCACCGGGCGGCGGTTTTTGTGGGTCCGTGGGTCCGAACAATCGGTCGACACCGGCCCCGGCACTGATGTGACGGCCAATTTGTCCGGCCATATTTCGATCACGCCGATGCGTGCCGATCTGACCGCACATGACATGCTCAACGGCCTCGCGGCCTTGGAAAAAAGCCTCTGA
- a CDS encoding protein-L-isoaspartate(D-aspartate) O-methyltransferase: MTMNPEAQMQFLYTLRSKGVTDGRTLQAMEKIDRGGFVKGLFATRAYEDMPLPIACGQTISQPSVVGLMTQALNVQPRDKVLEVGTGSGYQAAILSQLARRVYTVDRYLRLVREAQVVFDSLGIVNITAMAIDGSHGLPDQAPFDRILVTAAAEDPPGPLLAQLKTGGIMVLPVGQSDTVQSLIKVTRTETGFDYEELRSVRFVPLVEGMGQE, translated from the coding sequence ATGACCATGAACCCCGAAGCGCAAATGCAGTTCCTCTACACCCTCCGATCCAAGGGGGTGACCGATGGGCGCACGCTTCAGGCCATGGAAAAAATCGACCGCGGCGGCTTTGTCAAAGGCCTGTTTGCGACCCGTGCCTATGAGGACATGCCGCTGCCCATCGCCTGCGGCCAAACGATTTCGCAACCCTCCGTGGTTGGCCTGATGACGCAAGCGCTCAATGTGCAACCGCGCGACAAGGTGTTGGAAGTGGGCACAGGCTCCGGCTATCAAGCCGCGATCCTCAGCCAACTGGCCCGCCGCGTTTATACCGTGGATCGCTACCTGCGCCTTGTGCGCGAAGCTCAGGTGGTGTTTGACAGCCTCGGCATCGTCAACATCACCGCAATGGCCATTGATGGCAGCCATGGCTTGCCTGACCAGGCACCGTTTGATCGCATTCTTGTGACCGCCGCCGCAGAGGACCCTCCCGGCCCGCTCTTGGCGCAGCTCAAAACAGGCGGTATCATGGTTTTACCGGTGGGGCAGTCGGACACGGTCCAAAGCCTTATCAAAGTGACACGCACCGAAACGGGGTTTGACTATGAAGAACTCCGCTCTGTGCGCTTTGTGCCCCTCGTCGAGGGGATGGGCCAAGAGTAA
- a CDS encoding LysM peptidoglycan-binding domain-containing protein, protein MTISSMVQMRGQAQNGMRAILLGSALLALTACDKPLDFDMRGITDAFSTAPAANEARTAAKPVPNAQGVISYPNYQVVVAKRGDTMASVAARVGLPAAELARYNGISDDVTLRPGEVIALPRRVGEGQSAVTPTGTIATGERIDIAALADEAITDAETKTSPTPIAQSTPSEPVAGMEPIRHQVQRGETAYSIARKYGVSVRALADWNGLGSDLAVTEGRYLLIPVKTSDGVSAAATTTEPGKGSATPTPPSAAAPCPIQTWPNRPLRSPNRQRTLARPRPRHPKWPNRFPVRSSVITTRPNRNSSCFPPPQARP, encoded by the coding sequence ATGACGATTTCATCTATGGTACAGATGCGTGGACAGGCGCAAAACGGCATGCGGGCGATTTTGCTGGGATCAGCGCTTTTGGCGCTCACAGCCTGTGACAAACCGCTCGATTTTGATATGCGCGGCATCACCGATGCCTTTTCGACGGCACCCGCCGCCAATGAGGCCAGAACAGCCGCCAAACCTGTGCCAAATGCGCAGGGCGTGATTTCCTATCCGAATTACCAAGTGGTCGTGGCCAAACGCGGCGACACTATGGCCTCTGTGGCCGCGCGTGTTGGCCTGCCCGCCGCTGAATTGGCCCGCTACAACGGCATCAGCGACGACGTCACCCTGCGCCCCGGCGAAGTGATCGCCCTGCCCCGCCGTGTCGGCGAAGGCCAGTCCGCCGTGACCCCAACCGGCACCATCGCCACGGGCGAGCGCATCGACATTGCGGCTTTGGCAGATGAGGCCATCACCGATGCCGAAACCAAAACATCCCCCACGCCGATTGCGCAGAGCACCCCCTCCGAACCAGTGGCTGGTATGGAACCGATCCGGCACCAAGTTCAGCGCGGCGAAACCGCCTATTCCATCGCCCGCAAATATGGCGTGTCGGTGCGCGCGTTGGCCGATTGGAATGGGCTTGGCTCAGACCTTGCCGTCACGGAGGGCCGCTACCTTTTGATCCCGGTCAAAACCTCTGATGGCGTCTCCGCAGCCGCCACCACGACCGAACCCGGCAAAGGGTCGGCCACCCCCACGCCGCCTTCGGCCGCAGCCCCCTGCCCGATCCAGACTTGGCCAAACCGGCCCCTGCGGTCACCAAACCGGCAGCGGACCTTGGCGCGACCCAGACCTCGACATCCGAAATGGCCAAACCGGTTTCCGGTGCGATCATCCGTGATTACGACAAGACCAAATCGAAATTCATCCTGTTTTCCGCCCCCGCAGGCACGCCCGTAA
- a CDS encoding murein hydrolase activator EnvC translates to MAKPVSGAIIRDYDKTKSKFILFSAPAGTPVKAAKDGTVKLISTNADGVKIMVVDHGDGLQTAYSFIDSISVKKGDSVKRGQTIAKVTANEFNALQFMVFKGTQTVDPTPYLN, encoded by the coding sequence ATGGCCAAACCGGTTTCCGGTGCGATCATCCGTGATTACGACAAGACCAAATCGAAATTCATCCTGTTTTCCGCCCCCGCAGGCACGCCCGTAAAAGCGGCCAAGGACGGCACGGTCAAATTGATCTCGACCAACGCCGATGGGGTAAAAATCATGGTGGTCGATCACGGCGATGGCCTTCAAACCGCCTATAGCTTTATCGACAGCATTTCGGTGAAAAAAGGCGACAGCGTCAAACGCGGTCAAACCATCGCCAAGGTGACAGCCAACGAGTTTAACGCATTGCAATTCATGGTCTTTAAGGGCACGCAAACCGTTGATCCGACGCCCTATCTGAACTGA
- a CDS encoding ATP-binding protein, whose amino-acid sequence MSKKTLKRIAEALERMAPAPLAAPDFETADAYVWHTEPDALMPVQNVSRVDLSLLVGVDRPRDTLLENTRQFARGLSANNALLWGARGMGKSSLVKSVHAAVVAGGLDLKIVEMQREDLGSVSRLLALLRGSEHRFLLFCDDLSFSHDDEHYKSLKAVLDGGIEGRPDNVLFYATSNRRHLMPRDMIENERSSAINPSEAVEEKVSLSDRFGLWLGFHPCSQDEYLTMIRGYCDAYGVEIDDDTLRAEAVEWQATRGARSGRVAWQYFTDLAGRTGVALG is encoded by the coding sequence ATGAGCAAAAAGACCCTCAAACGGATTGCGGAGGCCTTGGAGCGCATGGCCCCCGCGCCCTTGGCCGCCCCGGATTTCGAAACGGCCGATGCCTATGTTTGGCACACAGAACCGGACGCGTTGATGCCGGTTCAAAACGTGTCGCGGGTCGATTTGTCGCTGCTCGTCGGCGTGGATCGGCCGCGTGACACTTTGCTTGAGAACACCCGCCAATTCGCGCGCGGCCTATCGGCCAACAACGCGCTGTTGTGGGGCGCACGGGGGATGGGGAAATCTTCGCTGGTGAAGTCGGTTCATGCGGCTGTGGTGGCTGGTGGATTGGACCTTAAAATCGTCGAAATGCAGCGCGAAGATCTTGGCTCTGTCTCGCGGTTGCTGGCGCTTTTGCGCGGCTCTGAGCATCGGTTTTTGCTGTTTTGTGACGATCTGTCCTTTAGTCATGATGATGAGCATTACAAATCGCTCAAAGCCGTGTTGGATGGTGGCATTGAGGGCCGCCCGGACAATGTGTTGTTCTATGCCACCTCTAATCGCCGCCACCTGATGCCGCGCGATATGATTGAAAACGAACGCTCTTCGGCCATCAACCCCTCAGAGGCCGTGGAGGAAAAGGTCTCGCTTTCGGATCGCTTTGGTCTCTGGCTGGGCTTCCATCCCTGTTCGCAGGATGAATATTTGACGATGATCCGGGGCTATTGCGATGCCTATGGGGTCGAGATTGACGACGATACGCTGCGCGCAGAGGCCGTTGAATGGCAAGCCACGCGCGGCGCGCGCTCTGGTCGGGTGGCGTGGCAGTATTTCACCGATTTGGCCGGGCGCACAGGCGTTGCGCTTGGGTAA
- the tatC gene encoding twin-arginine translocase subunit TatC — MSHTDSDIEDSSAPLIEHLAELRTRLIRAALAFVVGMVICFAVASPILDFLLIPIEKSMRALGNPNPVMQYTAPQEYFFTLIRISMVGGLALSFPVIAYQLWRFVAPGLYRNEKNAFLPFLIASPVLFLMGAAFAQYVVVPLAMTFFLGFADLPSFVGALVANGGDVATATKDTGIDIVFNGKVNESLDITLKMIVAFGLCFQLPVLLTLMGKAGLATAHGLRSTRKYAVVGILTVAALVTPPDVTTQLILFVVVYGLYEISIFLVARVEKKRTEELRAAGVLDEDEDLFGEFDDDK, encoded by the coding sequence ATGAGCCACACTGACAGCGATATCGAAGACAGCTCCGCACCGTTGATCGAACATCTGGCCGAGTTGCGCACCCGGTTGATCCGGGCGGCTTTGGCCTTTGTCGTTGGCATGGTGATCTGTTTTGCCGTGGCCAGTCCGATCCTTGATTTCCTGCTGATCCCGATCGAAAAATCCATGCGCGCCTTGGGCAATCCGAACCCGGTGATGCAATACACAGCACCACAGGAATATTTCTTTACCCTGATCCGTATCTCCATGGTTGGCGGGTTGGCGCTGTCTTTCCCGGTGATCGCCTATCAACTTTGGCGCTTTGTCGCGCCGGGGCTGTATCGCAATGAAAAGAATGCGTTTTTGCCTTTTCTCATCGCCTCCCCGGTGTTGTTCCTCATGGGCGCAGCCTTCGCGCAATATGTGGTTGTGCCGCTGGCGATGACGTTCTTTTTGGGCTTTGCCGATCTGCCCTCCTTTGTTGGCGCGCTTGTGGCCAATGGTGGCGATGTGGCGACCGCGACCAAGGACACAGGCATCGACATCGTCTTCAACGGTAAGGTGAATGAGAGCCTTGATATCACGTTGAAAATGATCGTGGCCTTTGGGCTGTGTTTTCAGCTTCCGGTGCTGTTGACCCTGATGGGCAAGGCCGGATTGGCCACGGCGCACGGCCTGCGTTCGACCCGCAAATATGCGGTCGTGGGCATTTTGACCGTTGCCGCCTTGGTCACGCCGCCGGATGTGACGACGCAATTGATCTTGTTCGTCGTGGTCTACGGGCTTTACGAAATCTCCATCTTCCTCGTCGCCCGTGTTGAAAAGAAACGCACCGAAGAGCTGCGCGCCGCAGGCGTGTTGGACGAGGATGAAGATCTGTTCGGCGAGTTTGACGACGATAAATAA
- the tatB gene encoding Sec-independent protein translocase protein TatB, translating to MSAIVMPSIPLFFDMGMSELLVIGVVALIVVGPKDLPGMFRTLGRFTARAKSMAREFSRAMESAADETGLKEASDAFKGATNPKKFGLDKLNEAASTFEKWDPMKASDGKAAPKTTALQKDELSPERADMAKKISENAAKKATERKAAEAAEAKAVAAPVTAAAVKTPATKTPATKTAATKTPAAKKPAAKKPTAKATAAKGTAKPTAAKPATAKKPATSKAAPKKAAAKTAKPAKTTASNEGEA from the coding sequence ATGAGTGCTATCGTGATGCCGTCCATTCCGCTCTTCTTTGACATGGGCATGTCAGAACTTTTGGTCATCGGGGTCGTGGCGTTGATCGTCGTCGGCCCAAAGGACCTGCCGGGGATGTTCCGAACGCTCGGACGGTTCACGGCGCGGGCCAAATCCATGGCGCGGGAGTTTTCGCGGGCGATGGAAAGTGCTGCCGATGAGACTGGGCTCAAAGAGGCGTCGGACGCCTTCAAAGGTGCGACAAACCCAAAGAAATTCGGGTTGGACAAGCTCAATGAGGCGGCATCGACCTTTGAAAAATGGGACCCGATGAAGGCCTCCGATGGCAAGGCTGCGCCAAAAACGACGGCGTTGCAAAAGGATGAACTCAGCCCCGAACGGGCCGATATGGCCAAGAAAATCTCGGAGAATGCGGCAAAGAAAGCGACCGAACGCAAAGCGGCTGAGGCGGCTGAGGCAAAGGCTGTTGCGGCTCCCGTGACCGCGGCTGCGGTGAAGACACCGGCAACGAAGACACCGGCAACGAAGACAGCGGCAACGAAGACACCCGCCGCAAAGAAACCCGCCGCGAAGAAGCCAACAGCTAAGGCGACGGCGGCCAAAGGGACGGCCAAGCCAACTGCGGCCAAACCCGCAACAGCAAAAAAGCCAGCGACCTCCAAAGCCGCCCCTAAAAAAGCCGCGGCCAAAACCGCCAAGCCGGCCAAGACGACCGCATCGAATGAGGGCGAGGCATGA
- a CDS encoding twin-arginine translocase TatA/TatE family subunit, with protein sequence MLNNIGLPGLLLIAVVVLVLFGRGKISGLMGEVGKGITSFKKGVSEGTKEIEDEAAQVAKDVTPEEEKDKV encoded by the coding sequence ATGCTCAACAATATCGGCCTTCCCGGCCTCCTGCTTATCGCTGTCGTCGTTTTGGTCCTGTTTGGCCGAGGCAAGATTTCCGGCCTGATGGGCGAAGTCGGCAAAGGCATCACGTCTTTCAAAAAAGGCGTCTCTGAAGGCACCAAAGAGATCGAAGACGAGGCCGCACAGGTCGCCAAAGACGTCACGCCCGAAGAAGAAAAAGACAAGGTCTAA